The Candidatus Zixiibacteriota bacterium genome segment GTCATCGAGCGACTCCTGCATATTCTCGATGCGGCCTTTGAACTTCAGAAAGTGGTAGGCGAAGTACAGGCCGATGATGTTGCCAATGAGCGATATGATCAGAAGGACGGCGATAATCTTGTTCACGGTAGACTCCCCGAAATCAGGTTAGCAACTTTGTCAATTCATCCCAACTCAAGAGGTTATACGCATTGAGTCGGCAAGAATTGCCCAATTTTTTGCAGGGCGACAAGTTCGTCTGCGAATTATAAGGCATTGACTTATAGCGCATTACATCGATCACATAATCCATCCCATGAAGCGCCAAGTGGAGAGAATGTTGCTCACGGCAGATTCATTTCGGCGCGCATAACGGTGACGGCTTGGCCAAGCAACTTGACGCGATCGCCTTCGAGACGAAGCTTAAGTTCGCCACCACGGGCGGAGGCTTGAAACGCCATCATCTCGCTTTTGCCGAGGCGGGCTTGCCAGAAGGGTGTCAGAACACAATGGGCGGCGCCCGTAACGGGGTCTTCGTTGATGCCGATGGCCGGGGCGAAGAAGCGCGAGACGAAGTCGTAGCGGGAATCATCGGAAGGTGCGGTAACGATGACGCCATTGCCGCCGAGGGCCGCGACGGCGGAGAAGTCGGGTTGCACGGTGCGGACGGCGTGGGCGCTGTCGAGCTCGGCAAGGAGCTTGTTGCTGGAGCTGCGCCAGACGGCGCGAGGTGCGAGACCGAGAGCTTTGCCGACGGCGGCCGCATTGTCGGCCGGGGTGACGGAATAGGCGGGGAAGTCGAGTTCAATCCAGTTGCCGGACTGACGGGCAGTCAACTGGCCGCTGCGGGTGTTGAAGACAAGGGGCTCTACCGGTCGACGGGCGCCTTGCTCCCAGATGATGTGCGCGCTGGCGAGGGTCGCGTGACCGCAGAGATCGACCTCGACGGACGGAGTAAACCAGCGGAGCTTGAAGTGGCCGCCGTGATCAAGCAGAAAGGCGGTCTCGGATAAATTGAGTTCGCGCGCAATCTGCAGCTTGAGCGTATCATCGATAGTGTCGGCAAGCAGGCAGACGCCGGCCGGATTGCCCGCGAAGAGACGATTGGTGAAACTGTCGACGGTGAAGATGGTTTGCTTCATTTTATCCTCGATGTTTGTTTGAATCCCTTAGTCACGCCGGCCGCTGTCACGGCGGGCCTGACGCCAGAGAGGTAATCATGGAATTGCGAAAAGTCAACCTCGACGAGAAGTTTGAATTGATCAAGGAATACGAGTCGCCGCGAATTGTCGGTGAATTGAACGGGCAGCACGTAAAGTTGTCGAAACTGAAAGGGGAGTTTGTCTGGCATCAACACGAGCAGGAAGACGAGATGTTCTTTGTCCATCGCGGACGCCTGCGCATGCAACTGCGCAGCGGTGACGTCATGATTAATGCCGGCGAGTTCTTCATCGTGCCGCGCGGCGTGGAGCACAATCCGGTGGCAGAGGGGGAGTGCTGGATCATGTTGTTTGAGCCGGCGGGGACGGTCAATACGGGGGATAAGACGAACGAGAAGACGAAACAACAACTCGATTGGATTTGAGGATGGCAGAGCGAATTCACCGATACGCGGGGCAGCAGATTGAGGTCACTTACGACGCGAAGCGCTGCACTCATGCGGCCGAATGTGTGCGCGGATTGCCGCAGGTCTTCGATACGGCGGTCACACCGTGGGTGAAGCCAGACAATGCCGGCGCTGATCGCGTGGCCGAGGTGATTCTGCGGTGTCCGACCGGGGCGCTGCACTTTCGCCGACGCGATGGCGGGGCCGAGGAAACGACTCCGGCGACCAACTGCGTGCGGATCGAACCGAACGGACCGTTGTATCTGCGCGGAGAGATTCGGATCGAAGACGAAAAGGGGAAGACGATCATCGCAGAGACGCGGGTGGCGTTGTGCCGGTGCGGTGCGACGAAGCGGATGCCGTTCTGCGATGGCAGCCACCGGAAGGCGGGTTTTCGCGATGCCGGCGTTTTGCCCGAGCAAGCGCGAAGTGATGCTGCTGAGATGACGGCGTCGGGGGAGGTGGCGATCGTGCCGTCGACCGACGGACCGCTGCTGGTGACCGGCGTCGTCGAGATTTCGGGTGGTGATTCGTCGACGGCGATCAAGAAGGACCCGACGTTCTGCCGTTGCGGCGCCTCGGGAAGCAAGCCGTTTTGTGACGGCTCGCACCACCGCGTTCACTTCAAGTCAGCTTAGGCCCCGGCATTTCCCGTCGGCAGCGTGCCTATCCCGCAATACGGTCAAAGCGGAGGTTCTTGACGCGCTGCGAGCTGATGGCCAGCGCGGCGATCTGGTCATGCTCGCCGCGAATGAAGTGCAGCAGATAGCCGCCATTGGCCGCCGAAAACTCGTCCGGCAAGAGTTGTGTGAGACGGTAATCCAGATCGGCGTCGTCCGACCGCATTGATAGCACTTCCCCAGACATCAGCAGCGAGATGGTCATCTCCAATTCGCGGCAATGGTATTTCCCGACATAGGTTTCCAGCGACGGGTTTTGTGTCCGCTGGGGAATCGACGAAAGCCGGGCGGGAGCCTGCCCGGGTGAGGTGAAGATCGCCGCCCAGGCATTGCCACTGTCGCGTTCAAAGCGGACTGAGGCCTGCTGCGGTATTCCGACGGAAATAAACTGGTCGGCGCCGGTCGGGAGTAGCTGGAACGCAAAGCCGGTCGAAGTGGCGATCTCCAGAGTCGTGTCGGTTGGTGTCACGGTCCAAATGATGCCGGAGATCGGGTTGCGATAGCGCCCGGCTTTGTCGGCAAGAGCGCGGGGATCGGGCTGATATGATGGCGGAGTTGCGGCATCG includes the following:
- a CDS encoding PhzF family phenazine biosynthesis protein, producing the protein MKQTIFTVDSFTNRLFAGNPAGVCLLADTIDDTLKLQIARELNLSETAFLLDHGGHFKLRWFTPSVEVDLCGHATLASAHIIWEQGARRPVEPLVFNTRSGQLTARQSGNWIELDFPAYSVTPADNAAAVGKALGLAPRAVWRSSSNKLLAELDSAHAVRTVQPDFSAVAALGGNGVIVTAPSDDSRYDFVSRFFAPAIGINEDPVTGAAHCVLTPFWQARLGKSEMMAFQASARGGELKLRLEGDRVKLLGQAVTVMRAEMNLP
- a CDS encoding cupin domain-containing protein, whose product is MRKVNLDEKFELIKEYESPRIVGELNGQHVKLSKLKGEFVWHQHEQEDEMFFVHRGRLRMQLRSGDVMINAGEFFIVPRGVEHNPVAEGECWIMLFEPAGTVNTGDKTNEKTKQQLDWI
- a CDS encoding CDGSH iron-sulfur domain-containing protein codes for the protein MAERIHRYAGQQIEVTYDAKRCTHAAECVRGLPQVFDTAVTPWVKPDNAGADRVAEVILRCPTGALHFRRRDGGAEETTPATNCVRIEPNGPLYLRGEIRIEDEKGKTIIAETRVALCRCGATKRMPFCDGSHRKAGFRDAGVLPEQARSDAAEMTASGEVAIVPSTDGPLLVTGVVEISGGDSSTAIKKDPTFCRCGASGSKPFCDGSHHRVHFKSA